A stretch of DNA from Natrinema halophilum:
AGCCAGCCGGTTTGATGTCCTCAACGAATCGGTTGACCATAGACTCAACCTCCGCAGTTGAGGTGTAGGGGAATTTGTGCCGGTCCTCCCCACGGAGCCGCTTTACGTATAGGTCTTCAAACCGTTTCGATCCAACTGTCCGGACGAGTGCCCGCCGGAGACGGAGTTTGTTGTCGACTGGCAGTGGCGTTCGGTCGGCCTCAGTGGCTGTTAACGAGTCGACGATGTCAGCGATACGCTCGGCCGATAGATAATCAATATTATCGATATGGCGTCGTATCTTTGACTTTGGAGTACTGCCTAGAGCGAACGATACCTCACTGGAGAGATAGCCCTGTATCGAATCACACACTTCAGATGCGGTCTCACATCGTTCGCTAACTTCGTTTGGAAGGGACGATGCCTCTAAGCCATCAGGGACGTATGCAATTACAGGGGTATTAAGTAACGCCGAGGTAACGCCCGTCGTGCAACTGTTGTGGACGACAGTCTCGGCTGCCACTATCCACGGTCGAACTTCGAATCGGTCCTCGACGTGGACATTGTCATATGCATATAGGCTATTTTCGTAAAACGATGGGTTTTCGCCCGGATGTGGCCTGACGATTATATTCTTTTCTGGGAGATTTTCTGCCGTTTCAGCAATTAGACGTACGAATTCTGCAAATATTTTTGTCTGTGTTTTTAGAGACTTCATCGCACGCTTCCAGACTGGATGATCTTCATCGAAATTAGAAGCCATCTCTTTGACCGTTTTCTGCCCATTTGTCCTCGAAAAGTTCGCATTGAACAGAATAAACTCCCCATACTGCTCGTTGAGTTGAGTAGCACTCTGGTCGTAGAACGTTCGGTGTGGCTCTTGTA
This window harbors:
- a CDS encoding surface carbohydrate biosynthesis protein — encoded protein: MISDNKSQKILLPVEIKSRELSGKLFLAVVLAGRGYDVYLGNKIQHTALDGIDPDIYFETGSRDHEDRLRRLSERGIKTVILETEGSAFPGSEEFAKAQDPETLTHADCYCAWGGVAKEVVQRESPDTRVEITGNPRFDLLQEPHRTFYDQSATQLNEQYGEFILFNANFSRTNGQKTVKEMASNFDEDHPVWKRAMKSLKTQTKIFAEFVRLIAETAENLPEKNIIVRPHPGENPSFYENSLYAYDNVHVEDRFEVRPWIVAAETVVHNSCTTGVTSALLNTPVIAYVPDGLEASSLPNEVSERCETASEVCDSIQGYLSSEVSFALGSTPKSKIRRHIDNIDYLSAERIADIVDSLTATEADRTPLPVDNKLRLRRALVRTVGSKRFEDLYVKRLRGEDRHKFPYTSTAEVESMVNRFVEDIKPAGLQVERLPYMVNGFRLHCSR